From one Stigmatella aurantiaca genomic stretch:
- a CDS encoding HlyD family efflux transporter periplasmic adaptor subunit produces the protein MLEFLYRLYERDVGSGDYRGTLLLAFGVVASGIGLLATLATRPLHEVYTADGRVEPGRLEQFHSEADGLIQQNRLELGKVYAPGEPVFTAAPGSSGGTPRVYAAPCRCVVLRSDLLHRTTGPIRAGELVAEFADTTHWKVRFPLAGRWQGGISPGAQVHVLDGDRASLVGSVERVYSLPGETSHGEASASVPGGPGLAPGHRVTVKVDMPPVSLWRLFVESLGRPAR, from the coding sequence GTGCTCGAGTTCCTCTACCGCCTGTACGAACGCGACGTGGGCTCCGGGGACTACCGCGGCACCTTGCTGCTGGCCTTCGGAGTGGTGGCCTCCGGCATCGGCCTGCTCGCCACGCTGGCCACCCGGCCCTTGCACGAGGTCTACACGGCGGACGGGCGCGTCGAGCCGGGCCGGCTGGAACAGTTCCACAGCGAGGCGGACGGCCTCATCCAGCAGAACCGGCTCGAGCTGGGCAAGGTCTATGCGCCGGGCGAGCCGGTGTTCACGGCCGCCCCGGGGAGCAGCGGTGGCACTCCCCGCGTCTACGCCGCCCCCTGCCGTTGTGTGGTGCTCCGCTCGGACCTGCTCCACCGCACCACCGGGCCCATCCGGGCCGGGGAGCTGGTGGCGGAGTTCGCCGACACCACGCACTGGAAGGTGCGCTTTCCCCTGGCGGGGCGCTGGCAGGGCGGCATTTCGCCGGGGGCTCAGGTCCACGTGCTCGATGGAGACCGGGCGTCGCTGGTGGGCTCGGTTGAACGCGTGTATTCCCTTCCTGGAGAGACGTCCCACGGCGAGGCGTCCGCCTCGGTCCCGGGCGGCCCTGGGCTGGCGCCAGGCCACCGGGTGACGGTGAAGGTGGACATGCCACCGGTGTCCCTGTGGCGGCTCTTCGTGGAGAGCCTGGGGCGGCCTGCCCGATGA
- a CDS encoding cupin domain-containing protein, giving the protein MRTNMLQELMKQEHGCHGGEGFIHVFRAFTRKDSPVQVDFIDFVIIPSGATIGRHRHGDNREWYVIINGHCEMLFGNERVQVKPWDVLVNPPSGEHALYNNSGQDVTLVVFQVSKDGDSEH; this is encoded by the coding sequence ATGCGCACGAACATGCTGCAGGAATTGATGAAGCAGGAGCATGGGTGTCATGGAGGCGAGGGCTTCATCCATGTCTTCCGCGCCTTCACGCGCAAGGACTCTCCCGTCCAGGTGGACTTCATCGACTTCGTCATCATCCCCAGCGGGGCCACCATTGGCCGCCACCGGCATGGCGACAACCGCGAGTGGTACGTCATCATCAACGGCCACTGCGAGATGCTGTTCGGCAACGAGCGCGTCCAGGTCAAGCCGTGGGACGTGCTGGTGAATCCGCCCTCGGGCGAGCACGCCCTGTACAACAACTCCGGCCAGGATGTGACGCTGGTGGTGTTCCAGGTGAGCAAGGACGGCGACAGTGAGCACTGA
- a CDS encoding aspartate aminotransferase family protein, producing the protein MSTEDILQTERRYLNQGISEEAALGGVAFTHGRGTLLFDAEGKQYLDMSAGIFTQSTGHGHPHVTGSMHRQLDRLWNVHDFPTDARAALCEKLAQHFPEHLQTFAFFTTGAEAIEAAIRAVFGAVPPQRQRLAALRYGFHGKTMGARMLVHWDVGTTSFSGNSVLGYPGYCYRCPLGRTYPSCEMQCAQLVNKHISSKKNIAALFFEPIQGAAGVIVPPLEYWPMIQEECRKNGVLLVADEIVTGGGRTGEFLACSLFNVQPDIVAAAKGLSSGFPFSMLAGRKSLLNEGEFAQGGAASSTFGGNPLSMTAARATLEVLESEQLLDRVKRLGARLREGLLALKADFPFVGDARGVGLLYALEFVTTPQGKEPDAAKARFFFRRCMELGVKTCVGGHIIRMGPPFTVSEQELEQALDVFGQVLKQMHDQKV; encoded by the coding sequence GTGAGCACTGAGGACATCCTCCAGACGGAGCGCCGCTACCTCAACCAGGGCATCTCCGAGGAGGCGGCGCTGGGCGGCGTGGCCTTCACCCACGGCCGGGGCACCCTGCTGTTCGACGCGGAAGGCAAGCAGTACCTGGACATGTCCGCGGGCATCTTCACCCAGTCCACCGGGCACGGGCACCCGCATGTGACTGGCAGCATGCACCGCCAGCTGGACCGGCTGTGGAACGTGCACGACTTTCCCACCGACGCGCGCGCCGCCCTCTGCGAGAAGCTGGCGCAGCACTTCCCCGAGCACCTGCAGACCTTCGCCTTCTTCACCACGGGCGCCGAGGCCATCGAGGCCGCCATCCGCGCCGTGTTCGGCGCCGTGCCGCCGCAGCGCCAGCGGCTGGCGGCCCTGCGCTACGGCTTCCATGGCAAGACCATGGGGGCCCGGATGCTGGTGCACTGGGACGTGGGCACCACGTCCTTCTCCGGCAACTCGGTGCTGGGCTATCCGGGGTACTGCTACCGCTGCCCTCTGGGGCGCACCTACCCGAGCTGCGAGATGCAGTGCGCCCAGCTCGTGAACAAGCACATCAGCAGCAAGAAGAACATCGCGGCCCTGTTCTTCGAGCCCATCCAGGGCGCGGCGGGCGTCATCGTTCCCCCGCTGGAGTACTGGCCGATGATTCAGGAGGAGTGCCGCAAGAACGGGGTGCTGCTCGTCGCGGATGAAATCGTCACGGGCGGGGGAAGGACGGGCGAGTTCCTCGCGTGCTCCCTCTTCAACGTCCAGCCGGACATCGTGGCCGCGGCCAAGGGGCTCTCCTCGGGCTTTCCCTTCTCCATGCTGGCGGGGCGCAAGAGCCTGCTGAACGAGGGGGAGTTCGCCCAGGGCGGCGCGGCCTCCTCCACCTTCGGTGGCAACCCCCTGAGCATGACGGCGGCCCGGGCCACCCTGGAGGTGCTGGAGTCCGAGCAGCTCCTGGACCGGGTGAAGCGGCTGGGCGCCCGGCTCCGGGAGGGGCTGCTGGCGCTCAAGGCGGACTTCCCCTTCGTGGGGGACGCGCGGGGCGTGGGGCTGCTCTATGCCCTGGAGTTCGTGACGACGCCCCAGGGCAAGGAGCCGGATGCGGCCAAGGCCCGCTTCTTCTTCCGGCGCTGCATGGAGCTGGGGGTGAAGACGTGTGTGGGGGGCCACATCATCCGCATGGGGCCGCCCTTCACCGTGAGCGAGCAGGAGCTGGAGCAGGCCCTGGACGTGTTCGGCCAGGTGCTCAAGCAGATGCATGACCAGAAGGTCTGA